The Manduca sexta isolate Smith_Timp_Sample1 chromosome 3, JHU_Msex_v1.0, whole genome shotgun sequence DNA window TTTTCTTTACTTAATGCTACAGAGCGTTTTCTTTATGAAAAGGGATgattttatcttaaaattagGAGTATACATGATTGACTTTTAATTCCGTAActtattgtaatgctctttggtTCACAAGGATTTGTGGCTGACTAAATAAAGTATTCGGTTAGTAATTTATCAATGAATAAACTTGGAATCTGTTCCGCGATGCTTAATAAAGGGTTGTTACTACGATGGTGTTATATTATATGACAATAATCATGAATGCTTCTCATTGTTCTGAACATGAAAGTAGATTTTGTTACCTTCTTTAGAGGtacatatgtaattttttatggcaAGTATATTGTACTTATTTGTGCGTAACATGTAATTTTGCTTAGGATCAGGTAGATACCTAATTCCCTTGTTATTACTAATTACCATAAAGGTGAAATACAAAGGCCAAAGATAGCCTTAGGCGATTTTATAAGtagataatttgaaatatttaaaatttacctgGAATTTGTCAGAAAATTGTAAAAAGTTGTACATTTATAAGGTAATTGAAACGATCAGCTATGCAAACCTCGTAAACTTAGATCATCTTTTTGACAATTGAGACAATATTGAAAActtgtaatatataaagcaaTTAGTGAAGGTAGTCCAAAGAACTTATTGgaaatgtgtattttaaataacaacgGTTCCATTACCTACCGTTTGTGTGTTTATATCTCAGGAAATCAATAAAACACCAGAGTAAAGCTTctacaaatgtattttaacttaaaagaaatcagtcttaaaaaaaatcacaatgaaAAATGCACATAAATTAAGCCTGGTCGCCATTGACTTGATCCTTCACTTCCTTGCGCACTGGTCCGGTCTGAGTGATGGGAATCTTGCGCTCGCCCTCCACTGCTGGCGGGACCTTCCTCGGAGCCACCACGGTCAGCACACCATCAGACGACAGGCGCGACTCCACAGTCTCGGGAGTGCAACCTTCGGGCAACGCGTACCGGCGCGtgaactgacgagagatgtacCCGTGCTGGTCTTTCTTTTCCTCATGCTTGCCTTCAACCACAATGTACCCGTCAGCGGTCTTAACAGAGATCTCCTCAGGGGCGAAGTGCTGCACATCCAAATTCACCTGGAACTTGTCCTTGTCGGCCTTGATGCTGGAGCCGACGTCGCGTGCCGCAGCGGCGAGGTGACGCCAGGGTCTGTAGTAGTCCCTGCTGATGCTCGGGCCGGTCACGAGAGACAGGAGGTCGTCAGGAGAGACACCGAGGCCGAAATGCTGGTCCATCAGGCGGCGAGGACGCTCCAACTCGTAGTCAAACAAGAATGGTAGCAGCGACATGTTTTTGCtcttcttttaattattttcttagatAAATGGAATGAGTCTTCACTGGGAAGAGATGCCTCGAAGTGCGTATGTGTTTCGCTCACGCTCGTTCAATTTCAAATGATGCCGAATGGCGCGCGCACCGCGTATTTAAACAGTGGCGCGATCTACTCGAGGGAAGTAGAAACTTCTCGATGAATGGGACTACCAACTGTCGGTTCGCAACGTAGTGAGCAATGActgcatacatttttaaacaattgtttgtgattaatttaaataactatttcatttttgtgtagtataaattgttaaattttatttatttcgtaattGTGGTGAATTAGACTGTTTTTTCGAAGGAAATTTTTgacgtaataatataaaataaataattttcttaaaatgttttcaattattatcattGAAACTTACTTTAAAacgcttattaaaattaacttaaatctaatattaatttataaatacgcaGTCTTTCAAGGTCAACCCGTTCCTACTCTACACAAGATAATTATACGGCGTATCATTAGAAGTTTACTTACAAGTTTAAGTagatacattgtttttttctattgctttgaatgcaATGGTAATTTAATtcgatggtaagtgatacgaccgtccataaacagaagaaactccatccaacaccttgaatttcaaagtattgtttggtattccactgcgctcgccatcctaagacatgaagtgttaagtcttattacacaaaagtgactacacactgctgcttgacgacagaaatagacattgtggtggtacccgGGTGGGTTGGTCGGGCGGTACCCGCCTGGgtaggcggattctcacatataagagacctaccacaagtaattcatgtatatttttatcccCACCTCATTACAATGTAAACTACGTACAATCAAAATGGTATACGATATCAAAAGTGCAAAAGTAATTATGAATTAGTCAGTAAGTAGTTACTTACTTTTCACAAggactaattataaaattacacttCAAGACGATTATGCCGTTCCATGCGTCTAAATTCTACATACAAACGTTTTTATGCTCGTACAGATATAACGTCTTTACATAAAAATCTCATTGAAAATGTGTAATAACACAACCttagattattttaaagtaaaatgttatttccataaaaaatataataatttacaagagGCCTTACACACGacgtctataaaaaataaaaaaggctttgtaagcgaatttatattgttagaaaatgtaaaaaaaacggATATCATAGAGGAAAAATCATgaaattgttcataatatagATTTCAGCGGGCCCAAGATTGAATATCTCTGCAATGTAGCTCTAGAATGATATTCTAGATTATACTAGATGGCGTCCGCGGTTACAATAATTCTCACATCTTGTAGAATGTTCTAGATTATTATCGCCATCTCGTATCGAGTAGCACAACAACGTCAAAACTTAGTACAATatacaacataaaatttattatgttttgacaTGAAATCCATAGATGGCGTTATATTACAAGTTGTAAATCAAGACgtaaaaagaagaaaatgataaattatatgccattttttttattttatagatttatttttcattaatttttataagtgaaattaaatcattattGTATTCGTTCTTATCCCATagttttttcctttattttggTAAACATGAATAAAGCTACCAACATAATCGGTAAGTCGCTAGTGTTGACTGAAATAGAATCatcgattaaaattttattattatgttgcgAATATGAAAATAGTCggatgatttttttcttttttgtgagTAAATAAAATCCTTTGTGATTGATGAttcttaaaataagaaaattaacccatattattattaaatattaataatggtcCCGTAGAAACAA harbors:
- the LOC115456056 gene encoding protein lethal(2)essential for life, encoding MSLLPFLFDYELERPRRLMDQHFGLGVSPDDLLSLVTGPSISRDYYRPWRHLAAAARDVGSSIKADKDKFQVNLDVQHFAPEEISVKTADGYIVVEGKHEEKKDQHGYISRQFTRRYALPEGCTPETVESRLSSDGVLTVVAPRKVPPAVEGERKIPITQTGPVRKEVKDQVNGDQA